In Limosilactobacillus sp. WILCCON 0051, a single window of DNA contains:
- a CDS encoding glycosyltransferase has translation MKFNLALIIAITVFALSILAVGRILVGLIVSNLHQINSLNREQLDQKSAHHRFSVVIPAFNEEKFIRRCVESVLNQTYSNYEIITVDDGSSDQTGMILDELARQNPKLRVIHQPNQGKSVAINHALKKFATGDLIMVLDADSYLAPDALTSMARRFDDPRQLGVSANVRITRPHNLLEYVQKVEYLLGYRLKGSEELLGIEYIIGGVGSTFRKAAMLEVGGYDTDSITEDIDFTMKMIDYFGNSNRQFGYADDVIAYTPPVSRFSQLLKQRYRWKQGRFKALFKHRRVIFNRDAKYTFKLTFWKLPKVFFEEFLMLIDPLLLLWILGIIHYFADFSTIFAILGLYYLFAMATFIPEDLKFWERIRLMMAAPFAYLILYLINIVDWISLMRCLFNMKRIAGNEDKTAKWQHVDR, from the coding sequence ATGAAATTCAACCTGGCCCTGATTATCGCCATTACGGTGTTTGCACTCAGTATTTTGGCAGTTGGCCGCATCCTGGTTGGCTTGATCGTATCAAATCTGCATCAGATCAACAGTCTGAATCGTGAGCAGCTTGATCAAAAATCAGCCCATCATCGCTTCTCGGTCGTGATTCCCGCATTTAACGAGGAAAAATTTATCCGTCGCTGTGTTGAGTCAGTCTTAAACCAGACTTATTCCAACTACGAGATTATCACGGTTGATGACGGATCAAGTGACCAAACGGGGATGATTCTGGATGAACTGGCCAGGCAAAATCCCAAGCTGCGCGTAATTCACCAGCCGAATCAAGGCAAGTCGGTGGCAATCAATCATGCTTTAAAAAAATTTGCGACCGGCGATTTGATCATGGTGCTTGATGCCGACTCATATCTCGCGCCTGACGCTTTGACCAGCATGGCGCGACGTTTTGACGATCCCCGCCAGCTGGGGGTCAGTGCCAACGTTCGAATTACCAGGCCCCATAATCTATTGGAATACGTTCAAAAAGTCGAATACCTGCTTGGTTATCGGCTAAAGGGATCTGAGGAGCTTTTGGGAATTGAATATATCATTGGCGGGGTTGGCTCAACTTTTCGCAAGGCAGCCATGCTGGAAGTCGGTGGCTATGACACTGACTCGATCACTGAAGACATTGACTTTACGATGAAGATGATCGACTACTTCGGCAACAGCAATCGTCAATTCGGCTATGCGGATGACGTTATCGCTTATACTCCGCCAGTCAGCAGGTTTTCTCAGCTGCTCAAACAGCGCTATCGGTGGAAACAGGGCCGCTTTAAGGCTTTATTCAAGCATCGTCGCGTAATCTTTAATCGGGATGCTAAATACACCTTTAAGCTCACGTTTTGGAAACTGCCCAAGGTTTTCTTTGAAGAATTTTTGATGCTGATCGATCCATTGCTGCTGCTTTGGATTTTAGGCATCATCCACTACTTTGCCGACTTTTCAACGATTTTTGCCATCCTGGGTCTCTATTATCTTTTCGCCATGGCTACCTTTATTCCAGAAGATCTTAAATTCTGGGAACGCATCCGTTTGATGATGGCAGCGCCGTTTGCCTACCTGATCCTGTATCTAATCAATATCGTTGATTGGATCTCATTGATGCGCTGTCTATTCAATATGAAGCGGATCGCTGGCAATGAAGACAAGACTGCTAAATGGCAGCACGTTGATCGCTAA